In the genome of Phlebotomus papatasi isolate M1 chromosome 2, Ppap_2.1, whole genome shotgun sequence, one region contains:
- the LOC129800860 gene encoding juvenile hormone esterase-like translates to MRLNQILFIGTTFLILIPIFGYAYSPPLVCLQDNQCVSGVTMNATKTRKFDAFFGIPFAKPPVGDLRFADPQPPEKWNGTISCDSEKPMCLQKNVLVPNPTVTGNEDCLYLNVYRPRTARGLIFQKKLPVMIFIHYGGLFSGAITPLLLGPEYFMETGSVILVMMQYRLGSLGFLSTGDSECPGNFGFKDQTMAMKWVKNHIENFGGNPNSVTIFGQSAGAVSVHMHMLSPLSKGLFHRAIVQSGNAIAPYNFPVSDPLEQAREQAKVLKVPNAENLNSSKIVEELRKVNAKSLVESSDKMKFWSVDPIVLFRTVIEPAGPSAFISENPIDTVRTGNYKHVPWMMGLVPNEGTVRATAILTNDTDLKELNNRFDELMPELMQINVTREELADYWPKVKDFYFNGQSYVNDTNWQRFVDIYSHRAFYHPFYKTVQAYISYADIEQNPIYLYKFAYKGNYSYSMLFTGTTKDYGVGHCDDLIYLFNSPVIFPKGLSEDSLDEKMKNILVRTYVTFAMSGRPKEWTAVPACQKDTFNPICPYQQFSNSPDGKIQIDTSQDYDMAAVRLWDELKEY, encoded by the exons atgaGACTTAACCAAATTCTTTTTATTGGGACTACTTTCTTAATTCTCATACCGATTTTTGGATATGCATATTCTCCTCCATTGGTGTGCCTTCAGGATAACCAATGCGTCTCAGGTGTTACGATGAATGCAACGAAGACAAGGAAATTTGATGCTTTTTTTGGCATTCCCTTTGCTAAACCTCCTGTTGGAGATCTGAGATTTGCG GATCCCCAACCACCTGAAAAATGGAATGGTACAATTTCGTGTGACTCTGAGAAGCCAATGTGTCTTCAAAAGAATGTCCTTGTTCCCAATCCCACCGTTACTGGTAATGAGGATTGTTTGTACTTGAACGTCTATCGACCGAGGACTGCAAGAGGCTTGATCTTCCAGAAGAAGTTGCCCGTAATGATTTTTATCCATTACGGTGGTCTCTTTTCTGGAGCCATTACCCCACTTCTACTCGGACCAGAATATTTCATGGAAACTGGCTCTGTTATCCTCGTCATGATGCAATATCGTCTGGGTAGTTTAGGATTCTTGAGCACAGGAGATTCAGAATGTCCTGGCAACTTTGGTTTCAAGGATCAAACAATGGCTATGAAATGGGTGAAGAATCATATTGAGAATTTTGGTGGAAATCCTAATTCTGTTACCATCTTTGGCCAAAGCGCCGGGGCTGTATCTGTACATATGCACATGCTGAGTCCTCTGTCAAAG GGACTCTTTCATCGAGCTATTGTCCAAAGTGGGAATGCTATTGCACCCTACAATTTCCCCGTATCTGATCCTCTTGAACAAGCTCGAGAACAAGCCAAAGTTCTCAAGGTTCCTAATGCTGAAAACCTAAATTCATCCAAAATTGTGGAAGAATTGAGGAAGGTCAATGCAAAAAGTCTCGTAGAAAGTTCTGACAAGATGAAATTTTGGTCTGTGGATCCTATTGTGCTCTTCCGCACTGTTATAGAACCTGCAGGTCCTTCGGCTTTCATTAGTGAAAATCCCATTGATACTGTGAGAACAGGAAACTACAAACATGTTCCTTGGATGATGGGCCTAGTTCCAAATGAAGGAACTGTTCGTGCAACAGCAATTTTGACCAATGATACAGATCTCAAAGAACTGAATAATCGTTTCGATGAGCTGATGCCAGAGCTGATGCAAATTAATGTTACCAGAGAAGAATTAGCAGACTACTGGCCAAAAGTCAAGGACTTCTACTTCAATGGACAATCCTATGTCAATGATACCAATTGGCAAAGATTCGTTGAT ATCTATTCCCACCGAGCCTTCTACCATCCGTTCTATAAAACTGTGCAGGCCTACATCTCATACGCTGATATCGAACAAAATCCCATCTATCTCTACAAGTTCGCCTATAAAGGAAATTACTCCTATTCAATGCTTTTTACGGGAACAACCAAAGACTACGGTGTTGGCCATTGTGATGATCTTATCTATCTCTTCAATTCACCAGTCATCTTTCCCAAAGGACTCTCCGAAGATTCTCTCGATGAGAAGATGAAGAATATCTTGGTGAGAACGTATGTAACATTTGCAATGTCCGGAAGACCTAAAGAATGGACAGCTGTTCCCGCATGCCAGAAAGATACATTCAATCCAATTTGTCCTTATCAACAATTTTCCAATTCACCTGATGGAAAAATTCAAATAGATACATCGCAGGACTACGATATGGCAGCTGTTAGGTTGTGGGACGAATTAAAAGAATACTAA
- the LOC129800862 gene encoding uncharacterized protein LOC129800862, with protein sequence MMILTKVAIILLFCTLGVLPRSLRREPGMHFEELDIPEEEEKPSAKKSLDRIKEILFEQELPNDSQIYEALHEPPKRFKLVRTHCPNGQMMDHRGRCRQIW encoded by the exons ATGATGATTCTAACAAAAGTGGCCATAATTTTGCTCTTTTGCACCCTTGGGGTTCTTCCGCGATCTCTGAGACGAGAGCCAGGAATGCATTTTGAAGAACTGGACATTCCCGAAGAG GAGGAGAAACCATCTGCCAAGAAATCTCTCGATCGCATCAAGGAGATTCTCTTTGAGCAAGAACTCCCAAATGATTCACAGATTTATGAAGCTCTTCATGAGCCGCCGAAAAGATTCAAACTCGTGCGAACGCACTGCCCAAATGGACAGATGATGGATCACCGTGGAAGGTGCAGACAAATTTggtaa